In Halopseudomonas xinjiangensis, a single genomic region encodes these proteins:
- a CDS encoding poly(ethylene terephthalate) hydrolase family protein — protein sequence MSLLTAFKRGALTALLVSLLPLHATAANPTPPPTPEPPAGNSIPPVSRVDADGPYAVTIERNVGPSRSGWVVRPTNLGQNGVIHPVFVWGPGAGTGPSNYEFHLRRIASHGFVVYSQTSTSSGDEMTDAIDWLISENQRSRSPYYQTLDTGNIGAGGHSRGSVASFAIADDPRLTTTIHVAGGSFDGNGSDNLRNPAAYICAEEDPLATPNCRRDYANTDVPVWFTVMDGASHTSAARDGLPMIVAWLRWQLAGETERRTMFIDPSCEFCGPGYETQYKNW from the coding sequence ATGTCCCTGCTTACTGCGTTCAAGCGAGGCGCGCTGACCGCGCTGCTCGTCAGCCTGCTTCCCCTGCATGCCACTGCCGCCAACCCCACTCCACCGCCTACGCCCGAGCCTCCAGCGGGCAACTCCATTCCGCCTGTCAGCCGCGTGGACGCCGATGGCCCTTACGCCGTCACCATCGAGCGTAACGTCGGCCCATCACGCTCGGGCTGGGTCGTGCGTCCGACCAACCTGGGGCAGAACGGAGTGATCCATCCGGTATTCGTCTGGGGGCCGGGCGCCGGCACCGGGCCGAGCAACTACGAGTTCCACCTTCGCCGTATCGCCTCGCACGGGTTCGTCGTGTACTCGCAGACCTCCACCAGTTCCGGTGACGAGATGACTGACGCCATCGATTGGTTGATCAGCGAGAACCAGCGCTCGCGCAGCCCTTACTACCAGACCCTGGACACCGGCAACATTGGTGCTGGCGGTCACTCGCGTGGTTCGGTCGCCAGCTTCGCGATAGCCGACGATCCCCGACTGACCACAACGATCCACGTGGCCGGCGGCTCATTCGACGGCAATGGTTCGGATAACCTGCGTAATCCGGCTGCGTATATCTGCGCCGAAGAAGACCCGCTCGCCACGCCCAACTGCCGCCGCGATTACGCCAATACGGACGTACCGGTGTGGTTTACCGTGATGGATGGCGCCAGCCATACGAGCGCTGCGCGGGATGGCCTACCGATGATCGTCGCCTGGCTGCGCTGGCAGCTGGCCGGCGAAACAGAGCGCCGGACCATGTTCATTGACCCGAGCTGTGAGTTCTGCGGCCCGGGCTACGAGACGCAGTACAAGAACTGGTAG
- a CDS encoding trypsin-like serine protease, with protein sequence MKFYDLGRNRQTFRFASRICWALALASFSGLASASPLYVEPYAPPRISHKIERVDVDTSSIRLSAPVVRLPAQTVLEEQAQLKNQTSVVSSVRQPLQVGRGRAMSQTDALDDLSALLTWSELPTGQFAAAIRIVSPGAKGIRLALRAEKLHPYARFNFVSADGEQVRTVLAMSMIDTLFRTRAATPESPQDALYMGPLTEGDEVTLEILLPVGVSPQAVSFSIPRLSHVEVLPYQEKLLFKQAQSGACNIDVSCRPEWESVAQGVARMLYTDTATAQSYVCTGTLLNNTRSTGTPYFLTANHCLSTESVAATLETYWFYQTDTCGGGISAEAQPRFGSTLLYTDASTDTTLLRLTQQPPAGVIYQGWATGLIGIGETIGGVHHPAGDLQKVSVGQAQGYAYCQTNRCLGADPTIATHIATNWSLGVTEPGSSGSGLFLPYDGRYFLAGQLTGGTSSCDTPSGVDFYGRFDTAYDRALARWLDPDPIDQARSAIYRFYNTQSGTHFMTANTFERDSIIRTAPHFRYEGIAFYAYASGTTGLSPVYRFYNRLADAHFYTISQAERDHVIATQPNFSYEGAAWYAKIATGGESSPLYRFYNLISGTHFYTTSEAEKNHIRSNLPSYRYEGVGYYTWVSN encoded by the coding sequence ATGAAGTTTTACGACCTTGGACGCAATCGTCAAACGTTTCGCTTTGCAAGCCGTATTTGTTGGGCTCTGGCTTTAGCAAGTTTCAGTGGGCTTGCATCCGCTAGCCCCCTCTACGTCGAGCCGTATGCTCCGCCGCGGATTAGTCATAAGATCGAGCGAGTAGATGTCGACACCTCTTCGATCCGGCTGTCTGCGCCCGTAGTGCGGCTGCCAGCGCAAACAGTCTTGGAAGAACAAGCGCAACTGAAAAACCAGACAAGCGTGGTTAGCTCGGTTCGGCAGCCCTTGCAAGTGGGGAGGGGGCGTGCAATGTCGCAGACCGACGCCCTTGACGATCTCTCCGCTCTTTTGACATGGTCGGAGTTGCCGACGGGACAGTTCGCTGCGGCTATTCGGATCGTCTCGCCAGGGGCGAAGGGCATCCGCCTCGCCCTCAGAGCGGAAAAGCTCCACCCTTACGCTCGCTTCAATTTCGTTTCAGCAGACGGTGAACAGGTGAGAACCGTCCTTGCCATGAGCATGATCGATACCTTGTTCAGGACCCGCGCAGCAACTCCCGAAAGCCCTCAGGATGCGCTGTACATGGGCCCTTTGACCGAGGGCGACGAGGTAACGCTTGAGATCCTTCTGCCTGTTGGAGTAAGTCCTCAGGCGGTATCGTTTTCGATCCCTCGGCTTTCACACGTGGAAGTCCTCCCTTACCAGGAAAAGCTACTGTTCAAGCAGGCACAGAGCGGCGCCTGCAACATCGACGTTAGTTGTCGCCCTGAGTGGGAAAGTGTCGCACAAGGAGTGGCGCGGATGTTGTACACGGATACCGCTACCGCTCAGTCATACGTATGTACCGGAACTCTCCTCAATAACACTCGTAGCACTGGGACTCCGTATTTCCTGACTGCGAACCACTGTCTGTCCACAGAGTCCGTCGCTGCAACGTTAGAAACGTATTGGTTTTATCAAACGGATACTTGTGGGGGAGGCATAAGCGCTGAAGCGCAGCCGCGGTTCGGTTCCACGCTCCTCTACACCGACGCAAGTACCGACACCACTCTACTCCGCTTGACCCAGCAGCCCCCTGCAGGGGTGATTTACCAGGGCTGGGCGACCGGCTTGATTGGCATCGGCGAAACCATCGGAGGGGTTCATCACCCAGCGGGAGATCTTCAGAAAGTCTCTGTCGGTCAAGCTCAAGGCTACGCCTACTGTCAGACGAATCGGTGCCTCGGGGCTGATCCCACCATCGCTACACATATAGCCACGAACTGGTCTTTGGGTGTCACGGAGCCAGGCAGTAGCGGATCGGGACTGTTCCTCCCTTACGACGGGCGCTATTTTCTCGCGGGCCAACTAACGGGAGGGACTTCCTCCTGCGATACCCCCTCCGGCGTCGACTTCTACGGTCGTTTCGATACCGCGTATGACCGCGCGCTGGCTCGTTGGTTGGATCCTGATCCTATTGACCAAGCCAGATCGGCCATCTACCGGTTTTACAACACGCAAAGCGGCACTCATTTCATGACCGCTAACACGTTCGAACGCGACTCCATCATCAGGACTGCACCGCATTTCCGCTATGAAGGCATCGCCTTTTACGCCTATGCCTCCGGCACGACTGGCTTGTCCCCGGTATACCGGTTCTATAACCGGCTGGCGGATGCCCATTTTTACACCATCAGTCAGGCCGAACGCGATCATGTAATCGCTACCCAGCCAAACTTCAGTTATGAGGGAGCCGCTTGGTACGCCAAGATCGCTACCGGTGGTGAGTCTTCTCCCTTGTACCGCTTTTACAACCTCATCAGTGGTACGCACTTCTATACCACTAGCGAGGCGGAGAAAAACCACATACGAAGCAATCTACCTTCCTATCGCTATGAAGGAGTTGGTTACTACACGTGGGTTTCAAACTGA